One Mauremys mutica isolate MM-2020 ecotype Southern chromosome 9, ASM2049712v1, whole genome shotgun sequence DNA segment encodes these proteins:
- the LOC123376860 gene encoding uncharacterized protein F54H12.2-like: protein MAFVHCGSEECAKSELDLFQIAPTQTSIEKSIYIEVPPLSAVTESAPIDFFIAGNGIDYMDLNNTLLYLCCKIVKGDGTELAADAEVGLVNYPVASIFSQLDVTLGDRLVSQSNNCYPYRAFIESVLNYSDDTLATQFSAGLFYKDTAGQHEKTELDGRNLGFVRRAKLTAESRTVELLGHLHSDLFFQEKLLLNGVDVKIKLTRSKDAFCLMGSAAEGFKLRIVSASLFVKKVRVAPGVRLGHAEALLASNAKYPVDRVGMKVFSIPAGSRVSNQENLFLGQLPKMLVLGFVDNDAFSGSYTKNPFHFKHYDINFVALYVDGEQVPTKPLQPDFEAGRCVREYMNLVQTAGKHMKDRSLLIDREEFAQGYTLFAFDLSPDQECADHYSLIKTGNLRAEIRFGKALTVTVNMIVYGVFDNVIEINQRRNVLFDYM from the coding sequence ATGGCTTTTGTTCACTGCGGGTCTGAAGAGTGCGCCAAATCCGAACTAGACTTGTTTCAAATAGCCCCTACGCAGACCAGCATCGAAAAAAGCATTTACATTGAGGTGCCACCTCTATCGGCCGTTACGGAGTCTGCCCCCATTGACTTTTTTATAGCAGGGAATGGCATAGATTATATGGATTTAAACAACACGCTGCTTTACCTGTGTTGCAAGATTGTAAAAGGAGACGGAACCGAACTTGCCGCGGACGCCGAAGTGGGCCTGGTGAATTACCCTGTGGCCTCTATTTTCAGCCAGTTGGATGTTACTCTGGGAGACCGCCTTGTAAGCCAAAGCAACAATTGTTATCCTTACAGGGCCTTTATAGAATCAGTGCTCAATTACAGCGATGACACCCTCGCCACGCAATTTTCTGCCGGTCTGTTTTACAAAGACACTGCTGGACAACATGAAAAAACAGAGTTGGATGGAAGGAATCTAGGGTTTGTGAGGCGTGCAAAGCTGACGGCCGAAAGCAGAACGGTAGAGCTGCTGGGCCATCTACACAGTGACctgttttttcaagaaaaacttttGTTAAACGGAGTGGATGTGAAAATTAAACTGACGCGCAGTAAAGACGCTTTCTGTTTAATGGGCAGCGCGGCTGAAGGCTTTAAACTGCGCATTGTATCAGCGTCCCTTTTTGTGAAGAAAGTACGGGTGGCCCCGGGTGTCCGTCTGGGGCACGCGGAGGCCCTGCTTGCCTCTAATGCTAAATACCCCGTGGACCGTGTGGGAATGAAAGTGTTTAGCATCCCTGCGGGCAGCAGGGTCAGTAACCAGGAGAACCTGTTTTTGGGACAGTTACCCAAAATGCTCGTCCTAGGGTTTGTGGATAACGATGCCTTTAGCGGAAGTTACACTAAAAatccctttcattttaaacattacgATATAAATTTTGTGGCCTTGTATGTGGATGGTGAACAGGTACCGACCAAGCCTCTGCAACCGGACTTCGAGGCAGGACGCTGCGTGAGAGAATACATGAATCTGGTACAGACAGCTGGTAAACACATGAAAGATCGTTCTTTGTTAATTGACCGGGAGGAGTTTGCACAGGGTTACACCTTGTTTGCCTTTGACCTGTCTCCCGACCAGGAATGTGCAGATCATTATTCCCTAATTAAAACTGGGAACCTGAGAGCAGAAATACGTTTTGGAAAGGCTTTGACAGTCACCGTTAATATGATCGTGTATGGGGTTTTTGACAATGTCATAGAGATAAATCAGAGAAGAAACGTTCTGTTTGACTACATGTGA